Proteins from one Ananas comosus cultivar F153 linkage group 5, ASM154086v1, whole genome shotgun sequence genomic window:
- the LOC109710724 gene encoding probable aquaporin NIP-type, whose translation MEDRNDSISTKNSSFCSVTIVNIAQKLIAEIFGMFVIIVIGCGSVVVNKMYGAVTFLGICITWGLVVMVMVYSLGHISGAHFNPAVTLTFAALGRFPLKQVPLYILSQLVGATLGSWVLFLLLSPGPEHFYGTTPIASDRQSLFLEIIISFLLMFVISAVSTDARAIRELAGIVVGSAVVMLSVLAGLISGASMNPARSIGPAIVMHNYKSLWIYIFAPVIGMLAGGFTYNFFGTMMASRSDRIEEDTISKMEEGGGSSVGIEGSRVCSPTVVACIQRLIAEAVGTFFIIFIGCGSIVGNKIYTTVTFPGICIAWGLVVMAMIYTVGHISGAHFNPAVTITFTALRTFPVKEAPLYIVAQLVGATFGSGVLYLLLKPKPEQFYGTTPVGSDIQSFVLEIIISFLLMFVISGASADTRAIGELGGLAVGATILIACLAAGPISGASMNPARSIGPAIVMHNYKALWAYIFGPVIGMLAGGFTYKLIKFTDKPSQNVTKNSPFLKNINSSNDD comes from the exons ATGGAGGATAGAAATGATTCAATCAGCACGAAAAACTCAAGTTTTTGCTCAGTCACAATTGTTAACATCGCGCAGAAG TTGATCGCGGAGATCTTCGGAATGTTCGTCATCATCGTTATCGGGTGCGGGTCGGTCGTGGTGAACAAGATGTATGGCGCGGTGACGTTTCTCGGGATATGCATTACATGGGGTCTGGTTGTGATGGTCATGGTCTATTCGCTTGGTCATATTTCTGGAGCTCATTTCAACCCTGCAGTCACCTTGACCTTTGCTGCCCTGGGGAGGTTTCCTCTAAAGCAg GTACCTCTTTACATATTGTCGCAACTCGTAGGAGCAACTCTGGGAAGCTGGGTATTGTTCTTGTTACTGAGCCCAGGACCTGAGCACTTCTACGGAACGACTCCGATCGCGTCGGATAGACAATCCTTATTTTTGGAgattataatttcttttcttttaatgttCGTCATCTCCGCCGTGTCCACTGATGCTAGGGCA ATAAGGGAATTAGCAGGAATTGTTGTTGGATCTGCAGTAGTAATGCTCTCTGTTCTAGCTGG aTTGATTTCAGGGGCGTCGATGAACCCTGCAAGAAGTATAGGTCCAGCCATCGTAATGCACAATTATAAGTCTCTCTGGATATATATTTTTGCTCCAGTAATCGGCATGCTCGCTGGAGGTTTTACTTATAACTTCTTTGGCACTATG ATGGCTTCGCGGTCCGATCGCATCGAAGAAGATACTATAAGCAAGATGGAGGAAGGGGGTGGTTCCTCCGTCGGCATCGAGGGCTCGAGGGTTTGCTCTCCGACAGTCGTCGCCTGCATACAAAGG ttgattgCCGAGGCCGTGGGGACTTTCTTCATCATTTTTATCGGGTGCGGATCGATTGTGGGGAATAAGATATACACCACGGTGACATTTCCGGGAATATGCATTGCTTGGGGCCTCGTCGTGATGGCCATGATTTATACAGTCGGTCACATTTCCGGAGCTCACTTCAATCCAGCCGTCACCATCACTTTCACAGCCCTCAGAACATTTCCCGTGAAGGAG GCACCGCTTTATATAGTAGCGCAGTTGGTAGGAGCAACTTTTGGAAGTGGGGTTTTGTATTTATTACTAAAACCTAAGCCCGAGCAATTTTACGGAACGACCCCTGTAGGATCAGATATTCAGTCTTTCGTGTTAGAgattattatttcatttttattaatGTTCGTTATCTCCGGCGCATCTGCAGATACAAGGGCA ATTGGAGAATTGGGAGGACTTGCTGTTGGCGCTACAATACTAATTGCCTGCCTTGCAGCTGG gccTATTTCGGGTGCATCGATGAACCCTGCAAGAAGCATAGGTCCAGCTATTGTCATGCACAATTACAAGGCTCTTTGGGCGTATATTTTTGGTCCGGTGATCGGCATGCTCGCAGGCGGCTTTACGTATAAACTCATCAAGTTTACAGATAAGCCGTCTCAGAATGTTACGAAAAATAGTCCCTTCCTTAAAAACATTAATTCGAGTAACGATGATTAG
- the LOC109710751 gene encoding uncharacterized protein LOC109710751 yields MASTFYSHLQSYWPFSIFKTDDLKISARLVRKLSIPEATKEFVFAVHEPDSKSVVYILAAQNLSHQSALDAEYLIKEVQPKAVIVQVAPSALPDIQSEEKCLKDGRANNVPASAFEVLKKSFYEKMNKEQYEKLAGCQVLQEIFGIGFYGHFLSAKRAAEEINSCFLLLESPYESACSETHPNDAKSEDASTGLYLQTNFFVPHPGKAASAVSSNFKRLCFTDPLQLRKVKSLAPSLDLLAMETASSNYVSEQKPEECKPMEVYEAPPFAQSVYPLLSDLYNIFIDLPSMGKALFSAQTMLARINEGEPVDAQILSDVYAFRIAIEGLRIALNNAARSHIDKVENGSSPKLDFNALPHEDKCHALFAEALKSQARKSGSVVAIVDASCLSGIRRHWNTHLPLEVAGFADSCFANYDYKTNDDHHSNDGKLMQNTDKRGLLADNPVVAVGAGATVILGASSLSKAVHASTLFKLAAYKVPVALKYSLTQLQRTAAIGLSKILAPSKLISPGIASAGAKSSALKFTASAEKIRAVTHTVVASAERTSLLAMRTAFYEIMQRRRTQPVRFAPWLTFGCSVGACAGLLLHEDAIECVAESIPAVPTIVSLGRGLQSLRDTSLEVRGTSGTKIQEALQSLMYNLKKMKVQ; encoded by the coding sequence ATGGCTTCTACTTTCTACTCCCACTTGCAAAGCTATTGGCCGTTTTCCATTTTCAAGACCGATGATTTGAAGATCTCAGCACGGTTGGTTCGGAAGCTTTCTATCCCGGAAGCGACAAAAGAGTTTGTTTTTGCCGTCCACGAACCTGATTCGAAATCCGTGGTGTATATTTTGGCCGCTCAGAACTTGTCGCACCAGTCCGCCTTAGATGCGGAGTATCTGATAAAAGAAGTTCAGCCTAAAGCCGTAATAGTTCAGGTTGCCCCGTCCGCACTACCTGATATCCAGTCCGAGGAAAAGTGCTTAAAAGATGGGCGGGCAAATAATGTGCCCGCCTCGGCTTTTGAAGTGCTTAAAAAATCCTTCTACGAGAAGATGAACAAGGAGCAATATGAGAAACTAGCGGGGTGCCAGGTCTTACAAGAAATTTTCGGGATCGGATTTTATGGTCACTTTTTGTCCGCGAAAAGAGCTGCGGAAGAAATCAATTCATGTTTCCTCTTACTCGAGTCTCCGTATGAGAGCGCTTGCTCTGAAACTCATCCGAATGATGCTAAAAGCGAGGATGCAAGCACAGGGTTGTACCTACAAACGAACTTCTTTGTCCCTCACCCTGGGAAAGCGGCTTCAGCCGTGAGCTCAAATTTTAAGCGGCTTTGCTTCACCGACCCACTGCAATTGCGCAAGGTGAAATCACTAGCCCCATCTCTTGATCTGTTAGCAATGGAAACAGCTTCGTCGAATTACGTTTCGGAGCAAAAGCCGGAGGAGTGTAAGCCAATGGAGGTCTATGAGGCTCCGCCTTTTGCACAATCAGTATACCCTCTACTCTCCGATCTCTACAATATTTTCATCGATCTTCCGTCTATGGGAAAAGCTCTCTTTTCCGCGCAGACGATGCTCGCTCGTATTAACGAAGGAGAGCCGGTCGATGCCCAGATTTTGTCAGATGTATACGCCTTCAGGATCGCAATCGAAGGTCTCAGAATAGCCCTGAACAATGCCGCTCGATCTCACATCGACAAGGTGGAGAATGGCAGCTCACCGAAGCTGGACTTCAATGCCCTTCCCCATGAAGATAAGTGCCATGCGCTTTTTGCAGAAGCACTTAAATCTCAGGCCAGAAAGTCCGGATCGGTGGTGGCTATAGTTGATGCCAGTTGCTTAAGTGGTATTAGGAGGCATTGGAACACGCATCTGCCTTTAGAGGTCGCGGGTTTCGCTGACAGTTGTTTTGCAAATTATGATTATAAAACTAACGACGATCACCATTCCAATGACGGGAAATTGATGCAAAATACAGATAAAAGAGGGCTTTTAGCCGATAACCCTGTGGTTGCGGTCGGTGCCGGAGCAACGGTGATTCTCGGTGCTTCTTCTCTATCTAAAGCCGTCCATGCATCTACTCTCTTCAAGCTTGCCGCTTATAAAGTACCCGTTGCCCTAAAATACAGTTTAACACAATTACAAAGAACGGCCGCTATTGGACTTAGTAAAATCCTCGCCCCCTCGAAACTCATCTCACCGGGAATCGCGAGCGCGGGGGCAAAGTCTTCCGCTTTGAAGTTCACAGCTTCCGCCGAGAAAATACGTGCGGTGACCCACACCGTTGTAGCTTCAGCCGAAAGAACTAGCTTGCTGGCGATGCGGACCGCATTCTACGAGATTATGCAGAGGAGACGGACGCAGCCGGTCAGGTTCGCTCCGTGGCTCACATTCGGTTGCAGTGTGGGCGCCTGCGCTGGGCTTCTATTGCATGAGGATGCGATCGAGTGCGTGGCGGAGTCGATTCCTGCAGTCCCGACAATCGTCTCCTTGGGTCGCGGCCTTCAGAGCTTAAGGGACACCTCTCTGGAGGTGAGGGGGACGAGCGGCACGAAGATCCAGGAGGCTTTGCAGTCACTGATGTACAatctaaagaaaatgaaagttcaGTGA
- the LOC109710725 gene encoding probable aquaporin NIP-type, which produces MASQSDHIEKDSISKMEDGGASSVGAEGSRFCSATVVNCVQRLIAEAVGTFFIMFIGCGSIVGNMMHSTVTFPGICTAWGLVVTAMVYAVAHISGAHFNPAVTITFTALGKFPLKEAPLYIVSQLVGAIFGSGVLYLLLNPKPEQFYGTIPVGSVIQSFVLEIIISFLLMFVISGAFADTRAIGELGGIAIGATILLSCLTAGPISGASMNPARSIGPAIIMHNYKALWAYIFGPVIGMLAGGFTYKLIKFLDKPSQDVTKNSTFLKNI; this is translated from the exons ATGGCTTCGCAGTCCGATCACATTGAAAAGGATAGTATAAGCAAGATGGAGGACGGTGGGGCTTCCTCCGTCGGCGCCGAGGGCTCGAGGTTCTGCTCTGCGACGGTCGTCAACTGTGTACAAAGG TTGATTGCCGAGGCCGTCGGAACTTTCTTCATCATGTTCATCGGATGCGGGTCGATTGTGGGGAATATGATGCACAGCACGGTGACATTCCCGGGAATTTGCACCGCATGGGGCCTCGTCGTGACCGCCATGGTTTATGCAGTCGCTCATATTTCGGGAGCTCACTTCAATCCGGCTGTCACCATCACTTTTACTGCCCTCGGAAAATTTCCCCTAAAGGAG GCACCACTTTACATAGTATCCCAGCTAGTAGGAGCAATTTTTGGAAGTGGGGTTTTGTATTTGTTACTAAACCCTAAGCCGGAGCAATTTTACGGAACAATCCCTGTGGGATCAGTTATTCAGTCCTTCGTACTAGAGATTATTATTTCATTCTTATTAATGTTCGTTATTTCCGGCGCATTTGCAGATACAAGAGCA ATTGGAGAACTGGGAGGAATAGCTATTGGAGCTACAATACTACTTTCTTGCCTTACTGCTGG GCCTATTTCGGGCGCATCGATGAACCCTGCAAGAAGTATAGGCCCAGCTATTATCATGCACAATTACAAGGCTCTTTGGGCGTATATTTTCGGTCCAGTGATTGGCATGCTCGCAGGCGGCTTTACGTATAAACTCatcaaatttttagataaacCATCTCAGGATGTTACGAAAAATAGTACCTTCCTTAAAAACATTTAA